From a region of the Thermococcus sp. 21S7 genome:
- a CDS encoding zinc ribbon domain-containing protein, with translation MVIIEVLRCERCGAPLETTPEDVIVVCPYCGYPNSYDRIFTEKNVFFVESLPKKEILRLFRERVRRDKDYLGLRGKVEVAKVEGFYVPIWFGKVKGHGYVRFVDYMEKDGRKEKIIRHRQFEEDSVVCVPARRGVYDIAVEALAEKFERGGYITFNEIGDTLRYMMDVRPITELTPERWEELEPDFLNTDFGKEQAKAALLDRASDRAKEIHIPRDTEVKSFGFGGEVEDIALVFYPLWKVYYDIEGGTYFVAYDGHKGREVLTIEPVRVWRKVAYALAALMGVAAASLFTTPYGNVEYWDFVAHARQGAVLALIIPALLAYFGFGLARGYGRKMARDVRVER, from the coding sequence GTGGTAATCATCGAGGTTCTCAGGTGCGAGCGGTGCGGTGCGCCCCTTGAGACCACCCCGGAGGATGTGATAGTCGTCTGCCCCTACTGCGGCTATCCCAACTCCTACGATAGAATATTCACCGAGAAAAACGTCTTCTTCGTTGAGAGCCTCCCGAAGAAGGAAATCCTGCGCCTCTTCCGGGAGCGCGTGAGGAGGGACAAGGACTACCTGGGCCTCCGCGGGAAAGTTGAGGTTGCGAAGGTTGAGGGCTTCTACGTTCCGATATGGTTCGGGAAGGTCAAGGGCCATGGGTACGTCAGGTTCGTGGATTATATGGAGAAAGATGGCAGAAAGGAGAAGATTATCAGACACAGGCAGTTTGAAGAGGACTCCGTTGTCTGCGTTCCCGCAAGAAGGGGCGTCTATGATATAGCGGTTGAGGCCTTGGCAGAGAAGTTCGAGAGGGGAGGTTATATCACCTTCAACGAGATTGGGGACACGCTCAGGTATATGATGGATGTAAGGCCCATAACCGAACTCACCCCCGAGAGGTGGGAGGAACTTGAGCCGGACTTCTTGAACACCGACTTCGGAAAGGAGCAGGCAAAGGCGGCGCTTCTGGACAGGGCTTCGGACAGGGCCAAGGAGATCCATATTCCAAGGGACACAGAAGTAAAGTCCTTCGGGTTTGGTGGGGAAGTTGAGGATATTGCCCTCGTCTTTTACCCCCTCTGGAAGGTGTACTACGACATCGAGGGTGGGACCTATTTCGTCGCCTACGACGGTCACAAAGGAAGGGAAGTACTCACCATTGAGCCCGTGAGGGTCTGGCGCAAGGTGGCGTACGCCCTTGCGGCGCTAATGGGAGTGGCGGCGGCCTCGCTCTTCACGACCCCATACGGCAACGTGGAATACTGGGACTTCGTTGCCCACGCCAGACAGGGGGCTGTTCTCGCCCTGATCATTCCAGCCCTGCTCGCCTACTTCGGGTTCGGGCTCGCAAGGGGCTACGGGAGAAAAATGGCGCGTGACGTGAGGGTCGAAAGATGA
- a CDS encoding 7-carboxy-7-deazaguanine synthase QueE — MKLVMAEVFNSWQGEGGSVEGSAFGRRQIFVRFAGCDLRCVFCDSREYLDAPRVSRWCYEVEPFTGRFEYRPNPAELGDVVDAILRLDTGDIHSVSYTGGEPTLQARPLKALMERMKEIGFDNFLETHGGLPELIKEVAHLTDYASVDIKDETAKATEDWRALVLREVESIRILKEAGARVYAKLVVTSETKIENVRWYAELLKGLAPLVIQPREPIEISQRRLMELYREAALIMGRRNVGLSFQVHKYLNVL, encoded by the coding sequence ATGAAGCTTGTAATGGCCGAAGTCTTCAACAGTTGGCAGGGTGAAGGCGGAAGCGTCGAGGGCTCTGCCTTCGGGAGGAGGCAGATTTTCGTCCGCTTCGCAGGATGCGACCTTCGTTGTGTCTTCTGCGACTCCAGGGAGTACCTCGACGCCCCCCGCGTTTCACGCTGGTGCTATGAGGTCGAGCCGTTCACCGGACGGTTCGAGTACCGACCTAATCCAGCGGAGCTCGGCGACGTCGTTGATGCCATCCTGCGCCTCGATACCGGCGATATACACTCGGTAAGCTACACCGGCGGTGAGCCGACGCTCCAGGCGAGGCCGTTAAAGGCCCTGATGGAGCGCATGAAGGAAATCGGCTTCGACAACTTCCTCGAAACTCACGGCGGCCTTCCGGAGCTGATTAAGGAGGTTGCCCACCTTACAGATTACGCGAGCGTTGATATAAAGGACGAGACCGCGAAGGCTACGGAGGACTGGAGGGCCCTGGTTCTCCGTGAGGTGGAAAGCATAAGGATTCTGAAGGAAGCCGGCGCAAGAGTTTACGCCAAGCTCGTCGTTACGTCGGAGACGAAAATCGAGAACGTCCGCTGGTACGCTGAACTGTTGAAGGGTTTGGCTCCCCTTGTAATCCAGCCGAGGGAGCCGATTGAGATAAGTCAGAGGAGGCTCATGGAACTCTACCGTGAGGCGGCGCTGATCATGGGCCGGCGGAACGTCGGGCTGAGCTTCCAGGTTCATAAGTATCTCAACGTCCTCTGA